A window of the Microbacterium sp. AZCO genome harbors these coding sequences:
- a CDS encoding YrdB family protein, with amino-acid sequence MSDTPNVRPAKPAEPEPGTGAPLSGLDILAFICELFAFASLAIWGFLFWSFPWNIVVGIGAPVLAILVWALFVSPRAVFAVHPFVRAVVELLVYASATMAWWSMGQPWIGLGFGIVAVTVGVLAGRRRFA; translated from the coding sequence ATGTCCGACACCCCCAACGTCCGCCCCGCGAAGCCCGCCGAACCTGAGCCGGGAACGGGTGCGCCGCTGTCGGGTCTCGACATCCTGGCCTTCATCTGCGAGCTCTTCGCCTTCGCCTCGCTCGCCATCTGGGGCTTCCTCTTCTGGTCCTTCCCCTGGAACATCGTGGTCGGCATCGGGGCTCCGGTCCTCGCCATCCTCGTGTGGGCGCTCTTCGTGTCACCCCGCGCCGTCTTCGCCGTGCACCCCTTCGTGCGCGCCGTCGTCGAGCTGCTCGTCTACGCCTCCGCGACGATGGCATGGTGGAGCATGGGCCAGCCGTGGATCGGTCTCGGGTTCGGCATCGTCGCGGTGACGGTCGGCGTCCTCGCGGGCCGGCGCCGGTTCGCGTGA
- a CDS encoding carbohydrate ABC transporter permease, translating to MNRPRSLVSRISLNIAAVIVIVCSLFPVYWMVNTSLLPASSVRSTPPHWWPDQFTLKNYQEALGDQGLITALLNSLAVTGITVVAALVFAFLAAVAVSRYRFRSRSLFIVVILVIQMIPAEAMIVSVFRVLDGWYLINTIIGLSFVYIAMVLPFTIWTLRGFVAGVPADLEEAAMIDGCSRAGAFWRITFPLLAPGLIATGVFAFIQAWNEFVFALVIMTRPESMTLPIWLRAFVQATKATDWALVMAASTIMAVPVIVFFLFVQHRMSSGLVAGAVKG from the coding sequence ATGAACCGTCCTCGGAGTCTCGTCTCCCGCATCTCCCTCAACATCGCTGCGGTCATCGTCATCGTCTGCTCGCTGTTCCCCGTCTACTGGATGGTGAACACGTCGCTGCTGCCGGCCTCGTCCGTCCGCTCGACCCCGCCGCACTGGTGGCCCGATCAGTTCACCCTGAAGAACTACCAGGAGGCGCTGGGCGACCAGGGTCTGATCACGGCGCTGCTCAACTCGCTGGCGGTGACGGGCATCACGGTCGTCGCGGCCCTCGTCTTCGCCTTCCTCGCGGCGGTCGCCGTCTCGCGCTACCGCTTCCGCAGCCGGTCGCTCTTCATCGTCGTGATCCTGGTCATCCAGATGATCCCCGCCGAGGCGATGATCGTGTCCGTCTTCCGCGTGCTCGACGGCTGGTACCTCATCAACACGATCATCGGTCTGAGCTTCGTGTACATCGCGATGGTGCTGCCGTTCACGATCTGGACGCTGCGCGGCTTCGTCGCCGGGGTTCCCGCCGATCTCGAGGAGGCGGCGATGATCGATGGATGCAGTCGCGCCGGCGCGTTCTGGCGCATCACCTTCCCGCTCCTCGCGCCCGGGCTCATCGCGACAGGAGTGTTCGCCTTCATCCAGGCGTGGAACGAGTTCGTCTTCGCCCTCGTCATCATGACCCGCCCCGAGTCGATGACGCTGCCGATCTGGCTGCGTGCGTTCGTGCAGGCGACGAAGGCGACGGACTGGGCTCTCGTCATGGCCGCCTCGACGATCATGGCGGTGCCGGTCATCGTCTTCTTCCTCTTCGTGCAGCACCGCATGTCGAGCGGTCTCGTCGCCGGGGCGGTCAAGGGCTGA
- a CDS encoding sugar ABC transporter permease encodes MSTISLPERTSSAAAPSDPEPTKKGRPFPWGPLALLTPALIMLVVFIGWPLVQLVIMSFQKFGRAQIFGAPPEFVGLDNYAKVLTDPEFWAVLGRSIALCIVSVVATMVLGVLIAVMLTKLGAVMRTAVSVSLLLAWAMPALTATIVWGWIFDTQYGLVNWVLTQVTGENWMGHSWLIDPTSFYAVAAIIITWGAIPFVVFSTYAGLTQVPGEVLEASELDGAGGFARFRLIVLPYIRSILMVLLVLQVMWDLRVFAQIYALQSIGGVREKTNTIGVYIYSVSMASGDLGAGGAISVILVVILLAISGYWIRTMLKQDKEES; translated from the coding sequence ATGTCGACCATCTCCCTGCCCGAGCGCACCTCGAGTGCGGCCGCGCCGTCCGATCCCGAGCCGACGAAGAAGGGCCGCCCGTTCCCCTGGGGACCCCTCGCCCTGCTGACACCCGCGCTCATCATGCTCGTCGTGTTCATCGGCTGGCCGCTCGTCCAGCTCGTGATCATGTCGTTCCAGAAGTTCGGGCGCGCGCAGATCTTCGGCGCCCCGCCCGAGTTCGTGGGCCTCGACAACTACGCCAAGGTCCTCACCGACCCCGAGTTCTGGGCCGTCCTCGGCCGCAGCATCGCACTGTGCATCGTGAGCGTCGTCGCCACGATGGTCCTCGGCGTCCTGATCGCCGTCATGCTCACCAAGCTCGGCGCAGTCATGCGCACCGCCGTCTCGGTCTCGCTGCTGCTCGCGTGGGCCATGCCGGCCCTGACCGCGACGATCGTGTGGGGCTGGATCTTCGACACCCAGTACGGCCTCGTCAACTGGGTGCTCACGCAGGTCACGGGCGAGAACTGGATGGGCCACAGCTGGCTCATCGACCCGACGAGCTTCTACGCCGTCGCGGCCATCATCATCACGTGGGGCGCGATCCCGTTCGTCGTCTTCAGCACCTACGCGGGCCTGACGCAGGTGCCCGGGGAGGTCCTCGAGGCGTCGGAGCTCGACGGGGCCGGCGGCTTCGCCCGCTTCCGCCTCATCGTGCTGCCCTACATCCGCTCGATCCTCATGGTGCTGCTCGTCCTGCAGGTGATGTGGGACCTCCGGGTCTTCGCCCAGATCTACGCCCTGCAGTCGATCGGCGGGGTCCGCGAGAAGACGAACACGATCGGCGTCTACATCTACAGCGTCTCCATGGCCTCCGGGGATCTCGGCGCCGGCGGCGCGATCTCGGTCATCCTCGTCGTCATCCTGCTCGCCATCTCGGGCTACTGGATCCGCACGATGCTCAAGCAGGACAAGGAGGAGTCATGA
- a CDS encoding ROK family protein produces MRVGLDMGGTKTDAVVVDPAGAIVGRVRLATGWGGDQIVRTAVAAVRAVATDAGIGLDDIVSVGIGIPGQIEPGTGRVTHAVNLGVDELDLADAVAPALGIPVRVENDVKAAALGAYVLRGSAHGFHPRHGSMAYLNLGTGVAAGIVVDGELWRGARGTAGEVGHISVDPNGPECRCGQHGCIEALSGGGAVAARWGRPGALPVADVFAAAAAGDPHARELRAGVARGVAAAVRVLVLTADVELVVLGGGLTGLGAALTGDVAAELAASAEASPFMRSLQLEDRVEVLPAGSPAAALGAALIGAARDPEPEEVLAHG; encoded by the coding sequence ATGAGAGTCGGACTGGACATGGGCGGCACGAAGACCGACGCCGTCGTCGTCGACCCGGCGGGCGCGATCGTCGGCCGCGTGCGGCTCGCGACCGGCTGGGGCGGCGACCAGATCGTGCGCACCGCGGTGGCCGCGGTGCGCGCGGTCGCGACGGATGCCGGCATCGGCCTCGACGACATCGTGTCGGTGGGGATCGGCATCCCCGGGCAGATCGAGCCCGGGACGGGACGCGTCACCCACGCCGTCAATCTCGGCGTCGATGAGCTCGACCTCGCCGACGCCGTGGCGCCGGCGCTCGGCATCCCGGTGCGCGTCGAGAACGACGTCAAGGCGGCGGCGCTCGGTGCGTACGTGCTGCGGGGGAGCGCGCACGGCTTCCACCCTCGCCACGGTTCCATGGCGTACCTCAACCTGGGCACGGGCGTCGCGGCGGGGATCGTCGTCGACGGTGAGCTGTGGCGCGGTGCGCGCGGCACGGCGGGCGAGGTCGGTCACATCTCGGTCGACCCGAACGGCCCCGAATGCCGCTGCGGTCAGCACGGCTGCATCGAGGCGCTCTCGGGCGGCGGCGCCGTCGCCGCGCGGTGGGGCCGCCCCGGCGCGCTTCCCGTCGCCGACGTCTTCGCGGCCGCCGCGGCGGGCGACCCGCACGCCCGCGAACTGCGCGCGGGCGTCGCGCGGGGTGTCGCGGCCGCCGTGCGGGTGCTCGTCCTGACCGCCGACGTCGAGCTCGTCGTACTCGGCGGCGGACTCACCGGACTCGGCGCGGCCCTCACGGGCGACGTCGCCGCCGAGCTCGCGGCGAGTGCCGAGGCATCCCCCTTCATGCGATCCCTGCAGCTGGAGGACCGTGTCGAGGTGCTGCCGGCGGGATCGCCCGCCGCCGCTCTCGGGGCGGCCCTCATCGGCGCCGCGCGCGATCCCGAACCCGAGGAGGTCCTCGCTCATGGCTGA
- a CDS encoding glucosamine-6-phosphate deaminase, with protein MAEVVIVPDAASAGRLVADEIVRLVRANPATVLGLATGSTPLPVYEALPARLAGLDVSRLRGFALDEYVGLDVSHPESYRSVIDREVVEPLGLDPARVRVPSGALDGIEHAGDDYEEAILAAGGIDLQILGIGTDGHIGFNEPGSSFASLTRVKTLTQQTREDNARFFDSVDDVPMHCITQGLGTILRARHLVLLAFGEGKAEAVAGAVEGPVTASLPGSAIQLHPHATVVVDEAAASRLRFADYYRHSYAHKPAWQGL; from the coding sequence ATGGCTGAGGTCGTCATCGTCCCCGATGCCGCATCCGCGGGTCGCCTCGTCGCCGACGAGATCGTGCGGCTCGTCCGCGCGAATCCCGCGACGGTCCTCGGCCTCGCGACGGGATCGACGCCGCTCCCCGTCTACGAGGCGCTGCCGGCCCGGCTCGCAGGCCTCGATGTCTCGCGACTGCGCGGCTTCGCGCTCGACGAGTACGTCGGCCTCGACGTCTCGCATCCCGAGTCGTACCGCTCGGTGATCGACCGCGAGGTCGTCGAGCCGCTCGGACTCGACCCCGCCCGCGTGCGGGTGCCCAGCGGAGCCCTCGACGGCATCGAGCACGCCGGCGACGACTACGAGGAGGCCATCCTCGCCGCCGGCGGCATCGACCTGCAGATCCTCGGCATCGGCACCGACGGGCACATCGGCTTCAACGAGCCCGGCTCGTCGTTCGCATCGCTCACGCGCGTCAAGACGCTCACGCAGCAGACCCGCGAAGACAACGCCCGCTTCTTCGACTCGGTCGACGACGTTCCGATGCACTGCATCACGCAGGGACTCGGCACGATCCTCCGCGCCCGGCACCTCGTGCTGCTCGCCTTCGGTGAGGGCAAGGCCGAGGCCGTCGCGGGGGCGGTCGAGGGGCCGGTGACGGCATCCCTCCCCGGCTCGGCGATCCAGCTGCACCCGCACGCGACAGTCGTCGTCGACGAGGCTGCCGCCTCGCGCCTGCGCTTCGCCGACTACTACCGCCACTCCTACGCCCACAAGCCGGCCTGGCAGGGGCTGTAA
- a CDS encoding FAD-linked oxidase C-terminal domain-containing protein: protein MTDAPDVVARLRATLGERVDTSEAALLDARADKSGHAASGLPLAVVHATCVADVQQTLRIATETRTPVVTRGAGTGLAGGANAGAGEIALSVRRMDRILEVRPDDLLAVVEPGILNADLNAALAEHGLWWAPDPASRAISTVGGNIATGAGGLLCAKYGVVRDAVLGIDLVLADGRLLQLGHRTVKGVTGLDLTSLVIGSEGTLGVVVGATLKLRRLVPGTTCTIAATFGDVRTAAEASAAVTASGAQPAIMELMDAASLRAVHALLHLDPPTPGAAQLTIQTDGPAADAEADAIAAVLRATGGTVAVTHDRDEGERLLAIRRAMHPAMETLGTTLIEDVSVPRSALPAMFDEIARVEREHGMAIPTVAHAGDGNLHPNFVFDGQVGPDGTIEVPAAVWDAADDLLRAALRLGGTLTGEHGVGVLKRRWLADELGDDQWELQRRITRVFDPLGILNPGKVFAP, encoded by the coding sequence GTGACCGACGCTCCCGACGTCGTCGCGCGCCTGCGCGCGACGCTCGGCGAGCGCGTCGACACATCGGAGGCGGCACTGCTCGACGCGCGCGCCGACAAGTCGGGGCACGCGGCATCCGGTCTCCCCCTCGCCGTGGTGCACGCCACCTGCGTCGCCGACGTGCAGCAGACGCTCCGCATCGCCACCGAGACGCGGACGCCCGTCGTCACGCGCGGTGCGGGCACCGGTCTCGCGGGCGGCGCCAACGCGGGCGCGGGCGAGATCGCCCTGTCGGTGCGCCGCATGGACCGCATCCTCGAGGTGCGTCCCGACGATCTCCTCGCCGTCGTCGAGCCGGGCATCCTCAACGCCGACCTCAACGCCGCGCTCGCCGAGCACGGCCTATGGTGGGCCCCCGACCCTGCGAGCCGGGCGATCTCGACCGTGGGCGGCAACATCGCGACCGGCGCCGGCGGCCTCCTCTGCGCCAAGTACGGCGTCGTGCGCGATGCGGTGCTCGGCATCGACCTCGTCCTCGCCGACGGCCGCCTGCTGCAGCTCGGCCACCGCACGGTCAAGGGCGTCACGGGGCTCGACCTCACGTCGCTCGTCATCGGGTCGGAGGGCACCCTGGGAGTCGTCGTCGGCGCGACCCTGAAGCTCCGCCGGCTCGTGCCGGGGACGACCTGCACGATCGCGGCGACGTTCGGCGACGTGCGGACCGCGGCCGAGGCATCCGCCGCCGTCACGGCATCCGGTGCGCAGCCCGCGATCATGGAGCTGATGGATGCCGCCTCCCTCCGCGCCGTCCACGCTCTGCTGCACCTCGACCCGCCGACGCCCGGAGCGGCCCAGCTGACCATCCAGACCGACGGGCCTGCGGCCGACGCCGAAGCCGACGCGATCGCCGCCGTGCTGCGCGCGACCGGCGGCACGGTCGCCGTCACGCACGACCGAGACGAGGGCGAGCGGCTGCTCGCGATCCGCCGCGCGATGCATCCCGCCATGGAGACGCTCGGCACGACCCTCATCGAGGACGTCTCGGTGCCACGCAGCGCGCTCCCGGCGATGTTCGACGAGATCGCCCGCGTCGAGCGCGAGCACGGGATGGCGATCCCCACCGTCGCGCACGCCGGCGACGGCAACCTGCACCCCAACTTCGTCTTCGACGGTCAGGTGGGGCCGGACGGCACCATCGAGGTGCCCGCGGCGGTGTGGGATGCCGCGGACGACCTCCTCCGCGCCGCGCTGCGCCTCGGCGGCACCCTGACGGGAGAGCACGGCGTCGGCGTCCTCAAGCGCCGGTGGCTGGCCGACGAGCTCGGCGACGACCAGTGGGAGCTGCAGCGCCGGATCACGCGCGTCTTCGACCCGCTCGGCATCCTGAACCCGGGCAAGGTGTTCGCGCCGTGA
- a CDS encoding extracellular solute-binding protein, with the protein MKKTLGAVALLGASALILAGCSTSGGDAGSTDGKGAEVRVWLVGTDTPQDARDYLKKTFEDENPGSTLVIEEQQWTGLVDKLTTSLSSNDSPDVVEMGNTQAPAFTSSGALLSLEDIKEKLGGKDLLPGFVEAGSWDGKLYAAPYYSGARVVFYNTSMYDQAGVTVPTTLDQYVTNGTTLAAALPGVSGVYFPGKDWYNALPFIWENGGEIAVKDGDKWDAQLSSDKSVKGLEQVQTLMTQASLAPKDGDEANGWVPFRTEQAATYSAPSWAYWSIVADEDKKPTAVADTTGYFALPGMKEGSTAQVFAGGSNVGISAKSKNPDLAKSALEIMLSDDYQTILAKAGLVPALTSLGDQVAAATPELAKVIAAAAANAKLTPASPNWADVEAQGIMQDLFVNIANGGDVKSLAQDADKQIESILNG; encoded by the coding sequence ATGAAGAAGACGCTCGGAGCGGTGGCGCTCCTCGGCGCCTCGGCGCTCATCCTCGCCGGCTGCTCGACTTCTGGAGGCGATGCAGGCTCCACGGACGGCAAGGGCGCGGAGGTTCGCGTCTGGCTCGTCGGCACGGACACGCCGCAGGACGCTCGTGACTACCTCAAGAAGACGTTCGAGGACGAGAACCCTGGCTCGACCCTGGTCATCGAAGAGCAGCAGTGGACCGGCCTCGTCGACAAGCTCACCACGAGCCTGTCGTCGAACGACAGCCCCGACGTGGTCGAGATGGGCAACACGCAGGCGCCCGCCTTCACCTCGAGCGGCGCGCTCCTGAGCCTCGAGGACATCAAGGAGAAGCTCGGCGGCAAGGACCTGCTCCCCGGCTTCGTCGAGGCCGGCTCGTGGGACGGCAAGCTGTACGCCGCGCCGTACTACTCGGGCGCTCGCGTCGTGTTCTACAACACCTCGATGTACGACCAGGCCGGCGTCACGGTTCCCACGACGCTCGACCAGTACGTCACGAACGGCACCACCCTCGCGGCCGCGCTGCCGGGCGTCTCGGGTGTCTACTTCCCCGGCAAGGACTGGTACAACGCCCTTCCCTTCATCTGGGAGAACGGCGGCGAGATTGCCGTCAAGGACGGCGACAAGTGGGACGCGCAGCTCTCCAGCGACAAGTCGGTCAAGGGCCTCGAGCAGGTGCAGACCCTCATGACGCAGGCGTCGCTCGCCCCCAAGGACGGCGACGAGGCGAACGGCTGGGTGCCCTTCCGCACCGAGCAGGCCGCGACCTACTCGGCGCCGAGCTGGGCCTACTGGTCGATCGTCGCCGATGAGGACAAGAAGCCGACGGCCGTCGCCGACACGACCGGCTACTTCGCCCTTCCCGGCATGAAGGAAGGCAGCACCGCGCAGGTGTTCGCGGGCGGCTCGAACGTGGGCATCTCGGCCAAGTCGAAGAACCCCGACCTGGCCAAGAGCGCGCTCGAGATCATGCTGAGCGACGACTACCAGACGATCCTCGCGAAGGCCGGCCTCGTGCCCGCCCTCACCTCGCTCGGCGACCAGGTCGCCGCCGCGACGCCCGAGCTCGCCAAGGTGATCGCCGCGGCCGCCGCCAACGCCAAGCTCACCCCGGCGTCCCCGAACTGGGCCGACGTCGAGGCGCAGGGCATCATGCAGGACCTGTTCGTCAACATCGCGAACGGCGGCGACGTGAAGTCGCTCGCGCAGGACGCCGACAAGCAGATCGAGTCCATCCTCAACGGCTGA
- the nagA gene encoding N-acetylglucosamine-6-phosphate deacetylase: MRTLLHSVRLVDDERIVEDAWVLFDGGRVAARGTGDEIPDAATAVDGRAVAGHGAILTPGFIDLHGHGGGGFSYDDGPDAIRSARALHRAHGTTRAVVSLVTAPLETLERRAAMVADLVETDADILGSHLEGPFLDPGHKGAHDPSLLRAPEPAAVERLLAAGRGTVRQVTIAPELAGGLHAIRAVVAAGAAAAVGHTDADADTARAAFDAGATILTHAFNAMPGLHHRAPGPIGAAASDPRVTIEVIADGVHLAPEIVRIAFAAAPGRVALVTDAMAAAGAADGRYELGPLAVDVVDGVARLSGGGAIAGSTLTQDAALRLAVASGVALTDAVVALTRVPARAIGRHDLGGLAGGMAADAVLLTGDLVVAGVWAGGDAVAPA, from the coding sequence ATGAGGACACTCCTCCACTCCGTGCGGCTCGTCGACGACGAGCGCATCGTCGAGGACGCCTGGGTGCTGTTCGACGGCGGACGCGTCGCCGCCCGGGGCACGGGCGACGAGATACCGGATGCCGCCACCGCGGTCGACGGGCGCGCCGTCGCGGGTCACGGCGCGATCCTCACGCCCGGCTTCATCGACCTGCACGGGCACGGCGGCGGGGGCTTCTCGTACGACGACGGACCTGACGCCATCCGCTCGGCACGAGCCCTCCACCGCGCCCACGGCACGACGCGCGCGGTGGTGTCGCTCGTGACCGCCCCGCTCGAGACCCTCGAGCGCCGCGCGGCGATGGTCGCCGACCTCGTCGAGACGGATGCCGACATCCTCGGCTCGCACCTCGAGGGGCCGTTCCTCGACCCGGGTCACAAGGGCGCGCACGACCCGTCGCTCCTCCGCGCGCCCGAGCCCGCCGCCGTCGAGCGGCTGCTCGCGGCCGGCCGCGGGACGGTGCGCCAGGTCACGATCGCCCCCGAGTTGGCCGGCGGGCTCCACGCGATCCGCGCGGTCGTCGCCGCGGGCGCGGCCGCCGCCGTCGGGCACACCGACGCCGATGCAGACACGGCGCGGGCCGCTTTCGACGCCGGCGCGACGATCCTCACGCACGCCTTCAACGCCATGCCGGGGCTGCATCATCGCGCCCCCGGACCGATCGGAGCCGCCGCATCCGACCCTCGCGTCACGATCGAGGTGATCGCGGACGGCGTCCATCTCGCGCCCGAGATCGTGCGCATCGCGTTCGCCGCGGCTCCGGGACGCGTCGCCCTCGTGACCGACGCGATGGCGGCGGCGGGCGCCGCCGACGGGCGCTACGAGCTGGGTCCCCTCGCGGTCGACGTCGTCGACGGCGTGGCGCGGCTCTCGGGAGGCGGCGCGATCGCGGGGTCGACACTGACGCAGGATGCCGCCCTCCGCCTCGCCGTCGCGTCGGGCGTCGCCCTCACCGACGCCGTCGTAGCGCTCACCCGCGTGCCGGCACGCGCGATCGGCCGGCACGATCTCGGCGGCCTCGCCGGCGGCATGGCCGCCGACGCCGTGCTGCTGACCGGCGACCTCGTCGTCGCCGGCGTGTGGGCGGGCGGGGACGCGGTCGCACCGGCCTGA
- a CDS encoding NUDIX domain-containing protein produces the protein MTREIVVSAAVVTDGAARALVVRKAGTTAFMQPGGKHEAGESPAAALVRELAEEIGLQIHEDDLSPLGRFETDAANEPGHRVVADAFLIEVDPASVGRSGEIEEIRWITAADAASLPLAPLSRDLLLPLLWNAPAAG, from the coding sequence GTGACACGTGAGATCGTCGTCAGCGCGGCCGTCGTGACCGACGGTGCAGCCAGGGCGCTCGTCGTGCGCAAGGCGGGCACGACGGCGTTCATGCAGCCGGGCGGCAAGCACGAGGCGGGCGAGTCGCCGGCGGCGGCGCTCGTGCGGGAACTCGCCGAGGAGATCGGCCTGCAGATCCACGAGGACGACCTCTCGCCGCTCGGCCGGTTCGAGACCGATGCCGCGAACGAGCCGGGTCATCGTGTCGTGGCCGACGCCTTCCTCATCGAGGTCGACCCGGCGTCGGTCGGGCGCTCGGGCGAGATCGAGGAGATCCGCTGGATCACGGCCGCCGACGCGGCATCCCTCCCGCTCGCTCCCTTGAGCCGCGACCTCCTGCTGCCGCTCCTCTGGAACGCGCCCGCCGCGGGCTGA
- a CDS encoding sigma-70 family RNA polymerase sigma factor yields the protein MTTIDSHGDAAVGLGDTADSDLVLRTRSGDSRAFGELWFRHYRSGMSVARSVTSAHDADDLVQEAYARIYQSILRGGGPTGSFRAYLFTSIRNTAAAWSRGGRETAIDGLEVEDPSTSEAATEAALDRSLTHRAFRSLPTRWQEVLWYTEIEQMKPSEVAPLLGMTATAVAQLAFRAREGLREAWIQAHLQSVADGSECQWTIEHLGAHSRENLSRRDQRKVDAHLADCTRCTIVAAEAKEVSSRLALVLLPLTLGITGSAAYLATLQGGSAPAVALAAGQNPVVPTTLTSGTGASAGGASAGAGASASGAATAGAGATAAGGTAAVGGSAAVGGSAAVGTSAAVAGGLAGTASLGAVSVGTAAAVAGAGGIFGSIGALIGVTTAAAVLVGSAVTASIAGPELLASAFPAITTAAAALTDDSTALADDTAAPALDDTSSAPDGSAGHAHAGSVPAAGQGTSDAASSAATAALPAGTPSLVGSSVSFEGTQPVFSVTVGGEPGATVELLLNGAIASGGGMDAAGTASFSFRPTFGQVNSDARVQLRYRVGDATGAPLVLHLSDLADLAPVLATMSAQPGQGTGAVEGSGTTNANGNANGATNGNANGATNGNSNGATNGHTGGATNGNANGATNGNANGATNGNANGATNGNANGATNGHTGGATNGNANGAANGQSSSPDATSGSSSSSATKGSADAPGNGTTAATGNGKANGNSGNGAADSTGTTNGKSGTNGNAGGNGKGKGSTVESPSSLGVSGTLPDFTPEVAPTSPETPAA from the coding sequence GTGACCACCATCGACAGCCACGGCGACGCCGCCGTCGGTCTCGGAGACACCGCCGACTCCGATCTCGTGCTGCGCACGCGCTCGGGAGACAGCCGCGCCTTCGGCGAACTGTGGTTCCGCCACTACCGGTCGGGCATGTCCGTCGCTCGCTCGGTCACCTCGGCACACGACGCCGACGACCTCGTGCAGGAGGCGTACGCCCGCATCTACCAGTCCATCCTGCGCGGTGGCGGGCCCACCGGCTCCTTCCGGGCATATCTCTTCACGAGCATCCGCAACACCGCCGCCGCCTGGAGCCGCGGGGGTCGCGAGACCGCCATCGACGGGCTCGAGGTCGAGGACCCGAGCACGAGCGAGGCGGCCACCGAGGCGGCGCTCGACCGCAGCCTCACGCACCGCGCATTCCGCAGCCTCCCGACGCGCTGGCAGGAGGTGCTCTGGTACACCGAGATCGAGCAGATGAAGCCCTCCGAGGTGGCACCGCTGCTCGGGATGACCGCCACCGCCGTCGCCCAGCTGGCCTTCCGCGCCCGGGAAGGGCTGCGCGAAGCCTGGATCCAGGCCCACCTGCAGTCGGTCGCCGACGGCTCGGAGTGCCAGTGGACGATCGAGCACCTCGGCGCGCACTCGCGCGAGAACCTCTCGCGGCGCGACCAGCGCAAGGTCGACGCTCACCTCGCGGACTGCACCCGCTGCACGATCGTGGCCGCGGAGGCGAAGGAGGTCTCGAGCCGCCTCGCGCTCGTGCTGCTCCCCCTCACCCTCGGCATCACCGGCTCGGCCGCGTACCTCGCGACGCTCCAGGGCGGCAGCGCCCCCGCCGTCGCCCTCGCGGCCGGACAGAACCCCGTCGTGCCGACGACCCTCACTTCGGGCACCGGAGCTTCGGCCGGCGGCGCCTCCGCGGGCGCCGGCGCCTCGGCCAGCGGCGCCGCGACAGCGGGCGCGGGTGCCACCGCCGCGGGCGGAACCGCGGCGGTCGGCGGATCGGCGGCGGTCGGCGGATCGGCGGCAGTGGGCACCTCCGCAGCCGTCGCGGGCGGTCTCGCCGGCACCGCGAGCCTCGGCGCCGTGAGCGTCGGGACAGCCGCCGCGGTCGCCGGCGCGGGCGGCATCTTCGGAAGCATCGGCGCACTCATCGGCGTGACGACCGCCGCGGCCGTGCTGGTCGGATCCGCCGTCACCGCCTCGATCGCGGGTCCCGAGCTTCTGGCCTCAGCCTTCCCGGCGATCACGACGGCGGCGGCCGCACTCACCGACGACAGCACGGCACTCGCCGACGACACGGCGGCACCCGCCCTCGACGACACGTCCTCCGCCCCCGACGGAAGCGCGGGCCACGCTCACGCCGGCTCCGTGCCGGCGGCCGGCCAGGGCACGTCCGACGCCGCCTCGAGCGCGGCGACGGCGGCGCTGCCGGCGGGCACCCCGAGCCTGGTCGGGTCGAGCGTCTCCTTCGAGGGGACGCAGCCGGTCTTCTCCGTGACCGTCGGCGGGGAACCGGGCGCGACCGTCGAACTCCTCCTCAACGGGGCGATCGCCTCCGGTGGGGGGATGGATGCCGCCGGCACGGCGTCGTTCTCGTTCCGGCCGACCTTCGGCCAGGTCAACAGCGACGCGCGCGTGCAGCTGCGGTACCGCGTGGGCGATGCGACCGGCGCGCCCCTCGTCCTGCACCTGTCGGACCTCGCCGACCTCGCCCCCGTTCTCGCCACGATGTCCGCGCAGCCGGGCCAGGGCACGGGAGCCGTCGAGGGCAGCGGAACGACGAACGCCAACGGCAACGCGAACGGCGCGACCAACGGCAACGCGAACGGCGCGACCAACGGGAACTCCAACGGCGCGACCAACGGGCACACCGGGGGCGCAACCAACGGCAACGCCAACGGCGCGACCAATGGGAACGCCAACGGCGCGACCAACGGGAACGCGAACGGCGCGACCAACGGGAACGCGAACGGCGCGACCAACGGGCACACCGGCGGCGCGACCAACGGCAACGCCAACGGCGCCGCGAACGGGCAGAGCAGCAGCCCCGATGCGACGTCGGGAAGCTCTTCCAGCAGCGCGACCAAGGGCAGCGCCGACGCTCCGGGCAACGGCACGACCGCTGCGACAGGCAACGGCAAGGCCAACGGCAACTCCGGCAACGGGGCCGCCGACAGCACCGGCACCACCAACGGCAAGAGCGGGACGAACGGCAACGCGGGCGGAAACGGCAAGGGCAAAGGCAGCACCGTCGAGAGCCCGAGCTCGCTGGGGGTCTCGGGCACGCTTCCGGACTTCACGCCCGAGGTCGCCCCGACAAGCCCGGAGACGCCCGCGGCTTAG